A window from Solanum stenotomum isolate F172 chromosome 7, ASM1918654v1, whole genome shotgun sequence encodes these proteins:
- the LOC125869898 gene encoding uncharacterized protein LOC125869898 encodes MGHYQNPKKDGHCMAIATRSGKALPDPISAGTTHEHVLEKAGREEDEADQVDDLEYAQPIAKPVGAKEKEVEGTMPFQQIPRPRPPCPQRLKKKAEDGKFAKFITMLRQLSVNIPLVEALEQMPRYAKFMKDLVTKKRAVSIDLTNNIHHCSAIATRSLVFDEEEMGATIEERLDVETLAAVLMNFEADFRSDYVETVNALQGMGAHPNAPKKLDLDLKNMPSPQAKPSIEEPLLLELKQLPTHLRYLFLGANNTLPVQKGHWVDLADIIGIPPGICTHKIQLEEDCSPSIEHQWMLNLPMQEVVKKEIIKWLDAGVVYPIFDHHWVNQVQCVPKKGGMIVVANEKNELVPQRPVTGWRVCMDYKKLNKWTLKDHLPMPFMYQMLDRLAGKVWYCFLDGYFGYKHISIAPEDQEKTTFTFPYGPTEMRGGQPSVELGEVSFHGQERHSPWHKVSQKGIEVDKAKIKVIEKFPPPICVKDVQSFLGHAGFYRHFIKDFSKIAHPMCKLLEKEVKFIFDEACLRAFECLKEKLICAPVIIGPDWAEPFEELLAVMYAFEKFRAYLLGTRVIVHTDHATLRYLMANKDAKPRLIKWVLLLQEFDFEVKDRKGCENQVADHLSRLEAEKKEECELEINDAFPDEQVLAATLDLIPWFANLLTFLLVI; translated from the exons ATGGGTCATTACCAAAATCCCAAGAAGGATGGGCATTGCATGGCTATTGCCACCAGGAGTGGTAAGGCTCTTCCTGACCCTATTTCTGCAGGTACTACACATGAGCATGTGTTAGAGAAAGCTGGAAGAGAGGAGGATGAAGCTGATCAAGTAGATGACTTGGAGTATGCTCAACCAATAGCCAAACCAGTAGgagcaaaagaaaaagaggttGAGGGAACCATGCCTTTTCAACAGATCCCAAGACCACGTCCTCCTTGCCCTCAAAGGCTTAAAAAGAAAGCCGAAGATGGGAAATTTGCGAAGTTCATCACCATGTTGCGACAATTGTCAGTAAACATCCCACTGGTGGAAGCACTAGAGCAAATGCCGAGATATGCCAAGTTCATGAAGGACTTGGTCACAAAGAAAAGAGCTGTAAGTATTGATTTAACTAACAATATTCATCACTGCAGTGCTATTGCTACCAGGTCTCTG GTctttgatgaagaagaaatgGGAGCAACTATTGAAGAGAGGCTGGATGTTGAGACCTTAGCCGCAGTGCTGATGAATTTTGAAGCTGATTTTCGATCTGACTATGTAGAGACCGTGAATGCTTTGCAGGGTATGGGAGCGCATCCTAATGCTCCAAAGAAATTGGACCTAGACTTGAAAAACATGCCAAGTCCTCAAGCAAAACCATCTATTGAGGAGCCACTGTTACTGGAACTGAAACAGTTACCCACTCACCTGAGATATCTATTTTTAGGAGCTAACAACACTTTACCT GTACAAAAGGGCCATTGGGTGGACCTTGCTGATATCATTGGGATACCTCCAGGTATATGCACCCATAAAATTCAACTTGAGGAGGACTGCAGCCCAAGCATTGAACACCAGTGGATGCTAAACCTacctatgcaagaggtggtaaaaaaggagatcatcaagtggttagaCGCTGGGGTGGTGTACCCTATTTTTGACCATCACTGGGTCAATCAAGTGCAATGTGTGCCCAAAAAAGGCGGTATGATTGTGGTTGCAAATGAGAAGAATGAGTTGGTCCCGCAGAGGCCAGTTACCGGATGGCGAGTGTGCATGGATTACAAGAAGCTGAACAAGTGGACCTTGAAGGATCATTTACCGATGCCTTTCATGTACCAGATGCTTGACAGGTTGGCTGGCAAAGTGTGGTACTGCTTTTTAGATGGATACTTTGGctacaaacatatatcaattGCTCCTGAAGATCAGGAAAAGACAACCTTTACATTTCCTTATG GGCCTACAGAGATGCGAGGAGGCCAACCTAGTGTTGAACTGGGAGAGGTGTCATTTCATGGTCAAGAAAGGCATAGTCCTTGGCATAAGGTTTCACAAAAGGGGATAGAGGTTGACAAGGCCAAAATTAAGGTGATTGAAAAGTTTCCTCCACCTATTTGTGTGAAGGATGTTCAGAGTTTCTTAGGACATGCCGGATTTTATAGGCatttcatcaaggacttctccaaaattgcacaccctATGTGCAAGcttttggagaaggaggtgaaattcATTTTTGATGAGGCATGTCTTAGAGCGTTTGAATGCCTGAAGGAGAAGTTGATTTGTGCACCAGTAATCATTGGCCCTGATTGGGCTGagccgtttgag GAACTACTGGCTGTGatgtatgcttttgagaagTTCAGAGCTTACTTGCTGGGCACTAGAGTTATAGTCCATACAGATCATGCAACTCTAAGGTATCTCATGGCAAATAAAGATGCCAAACCAAGGTTAATCAAATGGGTATTACTTCTTCAGGAGTTTGATTTCGAGGTCAAAGATAGGAAAGGTTGTGAGAACCAGGTGGCTGATCACCTGTCTAGGTTAGAGGCTGAAAAGAAAGAGGAGTGTGAACTAGAAATCAATGATGCATTCCCGGATGAGCAGGTATTGGCTGCAACTCTTGATCTTATCCCTTGGTTTGCTAATTTGCTAACTTTCTTGTTAGTGATTTGA